CGGCGGCACGGCTGGTGGCCAGGTTGTGCTCACCAGCGGCGTCGCTGCGAATGTACAGGCTCTGGTAGACGTCGTCGTTGGTGATGAAAATGGGATGGGTAAAGCGATGGCCGGTCTGGCTCTCGATGTAGCTCTTGGCCTCGGCTACCCGGCGATCGAGGTCGGCATCCGCCGGGGCTGGGCTGGAGAGGGTGCTCAGCACCAGGGCCAGGGTGAGACCCAACAGCACGCCCAGCCGCAGCCGGGTCAAACGGGGCAAAAACGAAGCCATTGACCTATCCTCGTCGCAATGAATGCACTTTCAGCGGCGGCTGGAGCAATTCCGGATGGGGTTTAGCAAACTCAAGACTACCGAGTCACCCTTACCAATCCCGAAGCAGGTAGCTAAACCCTCGCCCTGCTTTAGGTTGCACCTCATGTGCAGCCACGCCATCCTTGGTGTGTTGCCACGACAGTTTAGTGCAGCGGCGCAATGGCGTCATGCATTGGCCTGCCAATCTTGAACCATCGCGCAACATTCCACTGTGAGGCAGCAGCTCGTTAGATTGCGGCGCGATCGCTCACAGCAGCACCAGTCCGGCCCTGGCTCCGGCGATCGCCGCCTCCGTTCGGCTCGACACATTCAGCTTTGCAAAGATAGCGCTGGTGTGATATTTAATCGTGTGCTCTGAGAGGTGCAGACGGCGGGCGATCGCCCTGTTGCTCAGCCCCTCCGCCAGCATGGTCAGCACCTCCACCTCCCGAGGGGTGAGGGCCTCGGGCTGGCCGGGGGGCGCGGCGGCCTGGAGCGCTCCGGTCACCGCGAGCAGAGGGTCTAGCAAGGTGGGATGAACGACCACCAGACCCGCCACCGCCGCATCCAGGGCCGCCACAATTTCAGCGCCGCTGGCCTGGCCCGGCAAGAGCCCCACCCGCCCCGTCTGCAACAGTTCGAGCAGCGCCACCTCGCTCCAGGCATCGACCAGGGCCACCACCGGCAGCGGCAAATCCTCCCCAAGCTCTAGGTCGGGCTGCCCACCCCCCGGCATTGGCCAGCTCACCAGGGCGCAGTCGGCGGTGGGCCAATCCGCCGATGTTTGGCAGGTTGAGGGTAGAGCAGTGCTGCCGATCGCCTGCCAGCGATTCGCGCCGCGATCGGTACCGGAAGCGCTGGCTTCAGCAATTAGCGCGCTCAACCCCGCCTGGGTAATGGCTGAGGGGCTCACGAT
The Nodosilinea sp. PGN35 DNA segment above includes these coding regions:
- a CDS encoding response regulator transcription factor; translation: MKRVLIVSPSAITQAGLSALIAEASASGTDRGANRWQAIGSTALPSTCQTSADWPTADCALVSWPMPGGGQPDLELGEDLPLPVVALVDAWSEVALLELLQTGRVGLLPGQASGAEIVAALDAAVAGLVVVHPTLLDPLLAVTGALQAAAPPGQPEALTPREVEVLTMLAEGLSNRAIARRLHLSEHTIKYHTSAIFAKLNVSSRTEAAIAGARAGLVLL